One region of Pseudomonas glycinae genomic DNA includes:
- a CDS encoding efflux transporter outer membrane subunit, whose amino-acid sequence MPPLRPIALLVTASLMAGCAVGPDYHRPDAPLSDHYLGQSAVEPRSGSTPDSLAAWWESFNDPLLSNLIDQALQQNLDLAQASARVTQARAGLGAANAALLPSANISAQAARAYQSVETPLGQVLNSTPGYDRYGNAYEANLEAGWEVDVFGGLRRGREAALAEYQASAAGFTATRLAIAAQTADIYITLRGLQARLDIANRQVDTRRALLEKVQLLYGKGLAAEYQVRQAEGELSQVQASVPVLQSGLEAAMNAMDVLLGTPPGTHRTQLAPEGEIPDVPSLTALGTPADLLRRRPDLIVAERRLAASNARIGEAIAEYYPKFSLSALLGSATAVSGGNLFTSGASQSSAVLGLRWRLFDFGRINARIDQAKGQESEALAAYRQSVLRATEDVENALSSLVNRQTQTTTLTGGEAALTQARQSSFTAYEKGTASLIDVLHADETLLQASDARAQARTESARAAVAVFKSLGGGWQPVEPGSVAAR is encoded by the coding sequence ATGCCTCCCCTCCGCCCGATTGCTCTTTTGGTTACCGCCAGCCTCATGGCAGGTTGTGCGGTGGGCCCGGATTACCATCGTCCAGACGCCCCGCTTTCAGATCATTACCTGGGGCAGTCTGCTGTCGAACCGCGATCAGGATCGACACCGGACAGCCTTGCCGCCTGGTGGGAAAGCTTTAACGATCCGCTACTGAGCAACCTCATCGACCAGGCCTTGCAGCAGAATCTGGATCTTGCACAGGCATCAGCGCGCGTCACCCAGGCCAGGGCCGGCCTGGGGGCCGCCAATGCAGCACTGCTGCCCTCGGCGAATATCAGCGCACAGGCGGCACGCGCTTATCAGTCCGTAGAGACACCACTGGGCCAAGTCTTGAATTCAACACCCGGCTATGACCGTTACGGCAATGCCTACGAGGCCAATCTTGAGGCGGGCTGGGAAGTCGATGTCTTCGGCGGACTGCGCCGCGGGCGTGAGGCGGCACTGGCTGAGTATCAGGCCTCAGCAGCCGGTTTCACGGCGACGAGGTTGGCGATCGCTGCGCAAACGGCCGATATCTACATCACCCTGCGCGGATTACAGGCGCGGCTGGACATCGCCAACCGGCAAGTCGACACCCGCCGCGCATTGCTGGAGAAGGTTCAGTTGCTTTACGGCAAGGGGCTGGCCGCGGAGTATCAGGTGCGCCAGGCCGAGGGTGAATTGTCGCAAGTCCAGGCGAGCGTTCCGGTACTGCAAAGTGGTCTGGAGGCGGCCATGAATGCGATGGACGTGCTGCTCGGCACGCCTCCCGGCACTCACCGCACACAACTGGCACCTGAGGGCGAGATTCCCGATGTGCCGTCGCTGACTGCGCTGGGCACACCGGCAGATCTGCTGCGGCGCAGACCGGATCTGATCGTGGCCGAACGCCGCCTTGCGGCCTCCAACGCGCGTATCGGCGAAGCGATTGCCGAGTACTACCCGAAATTTTCCCTCAGCGCCTTGCTCGGCAGCGCGACTGCCGTCTCCGGCGGCAATCTTTTCACCAGCGGCGCGAGCCAGTCGAGCGCTGTACTGGGTCTGCGCTGGCGGCTTTTCGACTTCGGACGCATCAACGCCCGGATCGATCAGGCCAAAGGCCAGGAATCTGAAGCATTGGCCGCCTATCGCCAGTCGGTACTGCGCGCCACCGAAGATGTAGAGAACGCGCTGTCCTCACTGGTGAATCGGCAAACTCAGACCACCACCCTTACCGGCGGCGAAGCGGCGCTGACTCAAGCTCGCCAGTCCTCGTTCACCGCCTATGAAAAAGGCACCGCCAGCCTGATCGATGTCCTGCACGCCGACGAAACACTGTTGCAGGCCTCCGACGCCAGAGCGCAAGCGCGGACCGAATCGGCCCGTGCGGCGGTGGCGGTATTCAAGTCGCTCGGTGGAGGATGGCAACCCGTTGAGCCGGGTTCTGTAGCGGCGCGCTGA
- a CDS encoding OmpP1/FadL family transporter — translation MKKIMLKNPVGLAVALVSSNVLAGGFALNEQSISGMGSGFAGRSSSAEDASTIYGNPAGMARLKREQVSVGAATLFAKSDISQTRSTFGGKEDGDMVPATTVPMGYYVKPIDEQWAFGVGFYVPFGLITDYGSGFAGRYYANKSEVTTLTFQPTISYAFNEKVSIGFGPTINRIGGEISGMVPNPLSPGRNDGKLKSTGDDTALGFNIGVLVQATDQTRLGLTYHSKVSYHLDAKTKVTDGIFSVLGVSGRSYDASLDVDTPESVDFSLTHQFNNDWTLYVGSTWTRWSRFKELTIENSGLPPLLSGQLGTISEEQNWHDTWAHAIGAAYRLNNQWVLRGGFSVDQSPANNTNRGPRIPTGDRKVVSFGAGWTPVDNVTIDLAYSYLWEESVEVNDTSAARGAYRARYKNSASGFGTSVSYRF, via the coding sequence ATGAAAAAAATAATGCTCAAGAATCCCGTCGGCCTGGCGGTCGCGCTGGTGTCCTCCAATGTGTTGGCCGGTGGTTTTGCCCTCAACGAACAAAGCATCAGCGGGATGGGGTCCGGGTTTGCCGGGCGATCTTCATCCGCCGAAGACGCCAGTACGATCTACGGTAACCCGGCAGGCATGGCGCGGCTTAAACGAGAGCAGGTGAGCGTGGGGGCGGCGACGCTGTTCGCCAAATCGGACATCAGCCAGACACGCAGTACGTTTGGGGGGAAGGAAGACGGCGACATGGTGCCCGCCACCACGGTACCGATGGGGTATTACGTGAAACCGATCGATGAGCAATGGGCATTCGGCGTCGGGTTTTATGTGCCTTTCGGGCTGATCACCGACTACGGCAGTGGTTTTGCCGGCCGCTATTACGCCAACAAGAGTGAAGTCACCACGCTGACCTTTCAGCCGACCATCAGCTACGCCTTTAACGAAAAGGTGTCGATCGGATTCGGGCCGACCATCAATCGTATCGGCGGAGAGATATCGGGTATGGTGCCCAACCCACTCAGCCCCGGGCGCAACGACGGCAAACTCAAAAGCACCGGCGATGACACCGCACTGGGCTTCAATATTGGCGTGCTGGTGCAGGCGACCGATCAGACCCGCCTGGGCCTGACGTATCACTCCAAAGTCAGTTACCACCTGGACGCCAAAACCAAGGTCACCGATGGCATCTTCAGCGTGCTGGGCGTCAGCGGCCGTAGCTATGACGCATCGCTGGATGTGGACACGCCGGAGTCGGTGGACTTTTCGCTGACGCATCAATTCAACAACGACTGGACGCTCTATGTGGGCAGCACCTGGACACGCTGGAGCCGCTTCAAGGAACTGACCATTGAGAACAGCGGCTTGCCGCCGTTGCTGAGCGGCCAATTGGGGACGATCAGCGAAGAGCAGAACTGGCATGACACCTGGGCTCACGCGATCGGTGCGGCCTATCGATTGAATAACCAATGGGTGCTGCGTGGCGGGTTTTCGGTCGATCAGTCACCCGCCAACAACACCAATCGGGGGCCGCGCATTCCGACGGGCGACCGTAAGGTTGTCAGCTTCGGCGCCGGCTGGACACCCGTGGACAATGTCACGATCGATCTCGCGTATTCCTATCTTTGGGAGGAAAGCGTCGAGGTCAACGACACCTCGGCAGCGAGGGGGGCCTACCGTGCCAGGTACAAGAACAGTGCCAGCGGGTTCGGTACGTCGGTCAGTTATCGCTTCTAG
- a CDS encoding TetR/AcrR family transcriptional regulator, protein MNQPSLSSPGPRGPVDHEIRDQIVAAANEHFSQYGYGKTTVSDLARAIGFSKAYIYKFFDSKQAIGEAICSNCLGQIVAAVEQAVNAEGISPTERFRRLVKTVIATGVDLFFNDRKLYDIAAFSAAERWPSAQMYEEQIKRFIFDIVREGRELGEFERKTPLDETVEAIHLALRPFVNPLLLQHNLDFIEVAPTLTSNLILRSLMP, encoded by the coding sequence ATGAATCAGCCATCCCTATCTTCGCCCGGCCCACGTGGCCCAGTCGATCACGAGATTCGTGATCAGATTGTCGCGGCAGCCAATGAACACTTCAGCCAATACGGCTATGGCAAAACCACGGTTTCCGATCTGGCCAGGGCCATCGGTTTTTCCAAGGCTTACATCTATAAGTTCTTTGATTCCAAGCAGGCGATCGGCGAAGCGATCTGCTCGAATTGTCTGGGCCAAATCGTTGCCGCGGTAGAGCAGGCTGTTAACGCAGAGGGGATTTCGCCGACCGAGCGTTTCCGCCGACTGGTGAAAACCGTGATTGCCACGGGTGTGGACCTGTTCTTCAATGACCGCAAGCTCTACGACATTGCGGCATTTTCCGCGGCGGAGCGCTGGCCCAGCGCCCAAATGTACGAGGAGCAGATCAAGCGTTTTATCTTCGACATCGTGCGTGAAGGGCGAGAGCTCGGAGAGTTCGAGCGCAAGACCCCGCTGGACGAGACCGTCGAGGCGATTCATCTGGCCTTGCGCCCCTTCGTAAACCCGTTGCTGCTGCAGCACAATCTGGATTTTATCGAGGTTGCGCCCACGCTGACCTCCAACCTCATTCTGCGTAGCCTGATGCCCTGA
- a CDS encoding TetR/AcrR family transcriptional regulator, whose amino-acid sequence MRVTKAQAQANREHIVETASELFRERGFDGVGVADLMAAAGFTHGGFYKHFGSKADLMAEASACSLGKSLTGAQALDVPGFINVYVNREHRDGRGSGCTMAALCGDAARQSDDVKATFAAGIEQILQTLAEKYPVGTDAAEGEGRKKMIDLLSRAVGAIVLSRACPDDSALADEILDVCRAEMFASLPVLPVDQVETP is encoded by the coding sequence GTGAGAGTGACCAAGGCCCAGGCGCAGGCCAATCGAGAACACATCGTTGAAACGGCCTCAGAGCTGTTCCGTGAGCGTGGCTTTGATGGCGTCGGTGTGGCCGATCTCATGGCGGCTGCCGGGTTCACCCATGGAGGCTTCTACAAGCACTTCGGCTCGAAGGCTGACCTGATGGCCGAAGCCTCGGCCTGCAGTCTTGGCAAATCGTTGACCGGCGCCCAGGCGCTCGACGTGCCCGGTTTCATCAACGTCTACGTGAACCGAGAACATCGCGACGGACGCGGCAGCGGTTGCACGATGGCCGCACTGTGTGGCGACGCGGCGCGTCAGTCGGACGATGTGAAGGCAACGTTTGCCGCAGGCATTGAACAGATCCTGCAAACCCTGGCGGAAAAATATCCTGTGGGCACGGATGCCGCAGAGGGCGAGGGGAGAAAGAAAATGATCGACCTGCTGTCGCGGGCGGTCGGCGCGATTGTCCTGTCACGCGCTTGCCCGGATGATTCGGCATTGGCGGACGAAATTCTTGACGTTTGCCGCGCTGAAATGTTTGCTTCATTACCGGTGCTGCCGGTCGATCAAGTGGAAACACCGTAG